A genomic window from Paenibacillus sp. FSL K6-0276 includes:
- the cysW gene encoding sulfate ABC transporter permease subunit CysW: MAGTVPLQAPKLQKNTSSPATTESTIVKWVLIGAAGLVLFWLIALPLVVVLTEALKKGWNVYIAALTDPDARSALRLTLLVAAITVPLNTFFGVAAAWAVTKFRFRGKGFLITLIDLPFAVSPVIGGLIFVLVFGANGWFGPWLSAHDIKIVFALPGIVLATLFVTFPFVARELIPLMEDQGTQEEEAAITLGAHGWQIFFRVTLPNIKWGLLYGIILCNARVMGEFGAVSVVSGHIRGETNTLPLHVEILYNEYQFSASFAVASLLLLLALVTMIIKSWLSRKNAH; encoded by the coding sequence TTGGCAGGTACAGTCCCACTCCAAGCCCCCAAGCTGCAGAAGAATACGTCCTCGCCAGCGACAACGGAATCCACGATTGTAAAATGGGTGTTGATTGGAGCTGCAGGACTAGTTCTTTTTTGGCTGATTGCTCTGCCTTTGGTTGTCGTGCTGACAGAGGCGCTAAAAAAGGGCTGGAATGTATATATAGCTGCCCTGACTGATCCAGATGCTCGTTCCGCTCTGCGATTGACGCTGCTTGTTGCGGCGATCACTGTGCCACTGAACACTTTCTTTGGTGTTGCGGCGGCATGGGCAGTTACTAAGTTTCGCTTCCGTGGCAAAGGGTTTCTCATTACCTTGATTGATCTCCCATTTGCAGTATCGCCGGTGATCGGCGGTCTGATCTTTGTGCTCGTCTTCGGTGCCAATGGTTGGTTTGGTCCTTGGCTGAGCGCACACGATATCAAGATCGTATTTGCTCTTCCGGGGATCGTGCTCGCTACGCTGTTTGTGACGTTCCCCTTTGTAGCGCGTGAATTGATCCCACTGATGGAGGATCAGGGTACACAGGAGGAAGAGGCAGCGATTACCCTCGGAGCACACGGGTGGCAAATCTTTTTCAGAGTCACGCTTCCTAATATTAAATGGGGTTTATTATACGGCATTATTTTGTGTAATGCGCGGGTCATGGGTGAGTTCGGCGCAGTCTCTGTGGTTTCCGGACATATACGCGGGGAGACGAATACACTGCCGCTGCACGTTGAGATTTTGTACAATGAATATCAATTTTCAGCATCTTTTGCAGTAGCTTCACTGCTCCTGTTACTGGCCTTGGTGACGATGATTATAAAAAGCTGGTTATCACGAAAAAATGCCCATTGA
- a CDS encoding DUF4269 domain-containing protein — translation MNDWRNVDDLNHGTAVQKEVYNLLKELDIMNLLADYNPMLVGTVPLGIQVEGSDLDIICEVHDPAEFKALVVRYFGAMEGFVSESRVVQSIPRTKVNFMVRGWPIELFGQPRPTELQNGYLHMIVEAEILAHMGDDFRQQIIMMKSNGWKTEPAFAKALGLEGDPYEALLELEKLPRSALYALCHSVQARDQV, via the coding sequence ATGAATGATTGGCGAAATGTCGATGATTTGAATCATGGAACCGCGGTTCAGAAAGAGGTCTATAACCTTCTTAAGGAACTAGATATTATGAATTTGCTAGCGGATTATAACCCTATGCTGGTTGGCACAGTACCGCTTGGAATTCAAGTTGAGGGCAGCGATTTGGATATCATATGTGAGGTTCATGATCCTGCGGAGTTTAAGGCGCTAGTTGTTCGATATTTTGGAGCCATGGAGGGGTTTGTTAGCGAATCGCGAGTGGTTCAAAGCATCCCTCGAACGAAAGTTAACTTTATGGTAAGGGGCTGGCCTATAGAACTGTTTGGACAGCCGAGGCCAACGGAGCTGCAGAATGGTTATTTGCATATGATCGTTGAGGCTGAAATCTTAGCTCATATGGGTGATGATTTTCGTCAGCAGATCATCATGATGAAATCAAATGGATGGAAGACAGAACCTGCCTTTGCGAAAGCTCTGGGATTAGAGGGCGATCCTTACGAAGCGCTGCTGGAGCTAGAAAAGCTTCCTCGGAGCGCTCTTTATGCTTTATGTCATTCTGTACAAGCGAGGGACCAAGTATGA
- a CDS encoding sulfate ABC transporter substrate-binding protein, with the protein MKKKMNKGLLVGFTLLLTAGLTAACGGNNNSGNSSSSATDTPATTNSAEATNAAEATKAPSKDPVELLNVSYDPTRELYANYNKAFAAYWEKETGQKVMIKQSHGGSGKQSRAVLDGLEADVVTLALGYDIDALQGKGLINEDWQSKFDHNSSPYTSTIVFLVRKGNPKGIKDWPDLLKEGVEVITPNPKTSGGARWNYLAAWGYALDHNNNDEAKAEEFVKELFKHVPVLDTGARGSTTTFVERGIGDVLIAWENEAYLSVEELGPDKFDIVNPSESILAEPPVAIVDKVVDKRNTREVSEAYLKYLYSEEGQKIAAENYYRPTLDSVKEQYKDKFPDIKLFTLADKFGNWKETQEKHFNDGGIFDKIYVPGAK; encoded by the coding sequence ATGAAGAAAAAAATGAATAAAGGGCTTCTTGTAGGATTTACCTTGTTGCTGACGGCAGGACTTACTGCTGCTTGCGGCGGCAATAACAATAGCGGCAATAGTTCTAGTTCGGCAACGGACACACCAGCAACAACCAACTCAGCGGAGGCCACGAATGCTGCTGAAGCTACAAAAGCTCCATCCAAAGATCCGGTGGAACTGCTCAACGTGTCCTATGATCCTACTCGTGAGCTATATGCGAACTATAATAAAGCTTTTGCAGCTTATTGGGAGAAAGAAACGGGACAAAAGGTCATGATTAAACAATCTCACGGTGGATCAGGTAAACAAAGCCGCGCTGTGCTTGATGGGTTGGAAGCGGATGTGGTTACACTGGCCCTTGGATATGATATTGACGCCTTGCAGGGAAAAGGTCTTATCAATGAAGACTGGCAAAGTAAATTCGATCATAATAGTTCACCTTATACCTCGACGATCGTGTTCTTAGTACGCAAAGGGAATCCGAAAGGAATCAAAGATTGGCCGGATCTGCTCAAGGAAGGCGTAGAGGTGATTACACCGAATCCGAAAACATCAGGTGGCGCACGTTGGAATTACTTGGCGGCATGGGGCTACGCGCTAGACCACAACAATAATGACGAAGCTAAAGCCGAAGAGTTTGTAAAAGAACTGTTCAAGCATGTTCCGGTGCTGGATACCGGTGCGCGCGGTTCGACGACCACTTTTGTAGAGCGTGGAATTGGCGATGTGCTGATTGCATGGGAGAATGAAGCTTATCTTTCCGTTGAAGAGCTAGGCCCAGATAAATTTGATATTGTGAATCCATCCGAGAGCATTCTGGCTGAACCGCCGGTAGCAATAGTAGATAAGGTTGTGGATAAAAGAAATACGCGTGAGGTGTCCGAGGCTTACTTGAAGTATCTCTATAGTGAAGAAGGACAAAAAATCGCGGCTGAGAATTATTACCGTCCTACACTAGATAGCGTAAAAGAACAATATAAAGATAAGTTCCCAGATATTAAGCTATTCACACTAGCTGACAAATTCGGAAACTGGAAAGAAACGCAAGAGAAGCATTTTAACGATGGCGGGATCTTTGACAAGATCTATGTGCCAGGGGCTAAATAA
- a CDS encoding YezD family protein, with protein sequence MAKPLKVDDLWLTRIAGLLDDMEFGSLHIVVHEGQIVQMERTERKRFENGSGNANGRYIGESGSRRADSQSAGR encoded by the coding sequence ATGGCTAAACCGCTGAAAGTGGATGATTTATGGCTTACGCGGATTGCAGGACTTCTGGATGATATGGAATTTGGCTCATTGCACATCGTGGTGCACGAAGGTCAGATTGTTCAGATGGAGCGTACGGAACGCAAACGTTTTGAGAATGGCAGTGGCAACGCAAATGGGCGTTACATTGGTGAGAGCGGAAGCCGGCGGGCCGATTCCCAATCGGCAGGACGTTGA
- a CDS encoding alpha/beta hydrolase has protein sequence MGMDLEYVPAPLRPRLHRRMTQEIRRRIRGTYRYDTTVWRTAIAGLWIVCFLAFTTAVLGIPTGLGVVTDIALAAGTSTILLAISSNIIAVLIALTGLRVPRLFAGCVLSDVGAILLILYYSDFEIEAAALIAVLLSLLGALGGLAIGLLRSKRVTLGILLTITVTFSQLALANGVQELPTLEPIDISDSDVIPLTASNPGKPGNQAYQTFTYANGNDLHRVEYGKDTSVISSTVDASAYIKDWSKLRTLFWGFDYSALPLNGRVWMPEGEGPYPVVLMVHGNHMMEDYSDGGYAYLGELLASRGFITISLDENFLNYSAWSGIPDNDFKVRTWIILKHLEQLAAFSDEPGNPFYQKIDFTKTALLGHSRGGQAVAMAADAERWFKNDPVMTAVNRFNIASVVALAPTDKTIDEQQARLKDVNYLTLQGARDGDVHDFYGDRQYIRTSYSQGSSAFKSSLYIADANHSQFNSDWGAYDQTLPAGLFLNQAQIMEADKQRQIAKVYVSAFLETTLHEKGEYQSLFRDYRSGLKWLPDTTYYNRFQDGGYRPVATFDEDRNKNTVNLGTAEASGLSWSEELAKDRESKSKATYGVVLERTAKKDEEAYYNIKLKDNVVTEVALSGADGLTFSLANLNGDIYGDIKDELSIPLPPNVEVELTDRNDTSARLPLSEVMDILPLPQTQFTLFPWLEERINDGKYGDLSEAIFQTYEMPFEQFQEEEPELKPENLTEITFYLEEVGDKIMLDDIGFYELGFRNIF, from the coding sequence ATGGGTATGGATTTAGAGTACGTTCCTGCGCCGCTAAGACCACGGCTTCACAGGCGTATGACTCAAGAAATCAGACGAAGAATTAGGGGAACTTACCGTTATGATACAACGGTCTGGAGGACTGCGATCGCTGGTCTTTGGATCGTTTGCTTTTTGGCTTTCACAACTGCTGTATTAGGCATACCCACTGGATTAGGGGTGGTTACTGATATTGCACTTGCTGCAGGTACAAGCACCATTCTGCTGGCAATTTCCAGCAATATCATAGCCGTACTAATAGCGTTGACCGGACTGCGCGTCCCACGACTATTCGCAGGCTGTGTATTGAGCGATGTTGGAGCTATTCTACTAATCTTATATTACTCTGATTTTGAGATTGAAGCTGCGGCTCTCATTGCTGTTCTTCTGTCACTACTAGGTGCATTAGGTGGATTAGCCATCGGTCTGCTACGCAGCAAAAGAGTAACACTGGGAATTCTGCTTACCATTACGGTGACTTTTTCCCAACTTGCTCTGGCAAACGGAGTGCAGGAACTGCCTACATTGGAACCCATTGATATCAGCGATTCAGATGTGATTCCACTGACTGCCTCCAATCCAGGAAAACCTGGCAATCAAGCTTATCAGACCTTCACCTATGCCAACGGTAACGATCTGCATCGTGTTGAGTACGGCAAAGATACAAGTGTGATCTCTTCTACAGTGGATGCTTCTGCTTATATTAAGGATTGGTCAAAACTGCGCACTTTATTCTGGGGATTCGATTATAGTGCACTTCCACTGAACGGCCGTGTATGGATGCCTGAGGGCGAAGGTCCCTATCCGGTAGTGCTGATGGTGCACGGAAATCATATGATGGAAGATTACTCTGACGGAGGGTACGCTTATCTCGGTGAACTCTTGGCCAGCCGAGGCTTTATCACGATTTCCCTGGATGAGAATTTCCTGAACTATTCTGCTTGGTCCGGTATTCCGGACAATGATTTCAAAGTACGAACCTGGATCATTCTGAAACATCTGGAACAGCTTGCAGCTTTCTCGGATGAACCAGGCAATCCTTTTTATCAAAAAATAGATTTCACAAAAACCGCCCTGCTCGGACATAGCCGCGGAGGACAAGCTGTGGCTATGGCTGCGGACGCCGAACGTTGGTTCAAAAACGATCCCGTTATGACGGCTGTGAATCGGTTTAATATAGCTTCTGTAGTCGCCCTTGCCCCTACGGACAAAACGATAGATGAACAGCAAGCCCGTCTCAAGGACGTCAACTATTTGACTCTGCAAGGGGCTCGCGATGGGGATGTACATGATTTCTATGGTGATCGGCAGTATATACGTACTTCCTATTCCCAAGGGTCCTCTGCTTTCAAAAGCTCGCTGTATATTGCGGACGCCAATCACAGTCAATTCAACAGCGATTGGGGCGCGTATGATCAGACATTACCTGCTGGCCTCTTTTTAAATCAAGCGCAAATTATGGAAGCAGACAAGCAGCGGCAAATCGCTAAGGTGTATGTGTCAGCTTTTCTGGAGACCACTTTGCATGAAAAAGGCGAATACCAGAGCTTGTTCCGGGATTACCGCAGCGGACTGAAATGGCTGCCGGATACCACTTACTACAATCGATTCCAGGATGGGGGATATCGGCCAGTAGCCACATTTGACGAGGACCGCAACAAGAATACCGTAAATCTCGGAACAGCAGAGGCATCAGGATTATCCTGGTCGGAAGAGCTCGCAAAAGATCGTGAATCGAAGAGTAAAGCCACTTATGGTGTCGTTCTTGAACGCACAGCTAAAAAAGATGAAGAAGCCTATTACAACATCAAACTTAAAGACAATGTCGTTACTGAAGTTGCCCTTTCAGGCGCAGATGGCCTTACATTCTCCTTAGCAAACCTCAATGGAGATATCTATGGTGATATCAAAGATGAACTAAGTATTCCGCTACCTCCCAATGTAGAGGTCGAGTTAACCGACAGAAATGATACCTCAGCACGCCTGCCGCTAAGTGAGGTAATGGATATTCTTCCACTACCACAAACGCAGTTCACATTATTCCCATGGCTTGAGGAACGAATAAATGATGGGAAGTACGGCGATCTATCCGAAGCTATTTTTCAAACCTATGAGATGCCATTCGAACAGTTTCAAGAGGAAGAACCGGAGCTGAAGCCTGAGAACCTAACGGAAATCACCTTCTATCTTGAAGAAGTGGGCGATAAGATTATGCTTGATGATATCGGCTTCTACGAGCTAGGATTTCGAAATATATTTTAA
- a CDS encoding NAD(P)H-binding protein: protein MDVVVLGASGTIGKAIVQEALKRKHEVTAAVRNPESVTLEHERLHITTVDILDPASVAAVVSGHEEVISAYGPEAGHEKDLITAAKALVEGMQVAGLNRLLVVGGAGSLKTETGELLMDAPDFPAEIRPLAEAHAQAYEIYKNTELDYTYASPAAVVQSGRRTGQFRIGLDRLILDENGESMISVEDFAVAMVDELEEGNFSRARFTVAY from the coding sequence ATGGATGTTGTAGTATTGGGTGCATCAGGAACGATTGGAAAGGCGATTGTACAGGAGGCGTTAAAAAGAAAACACGAGGTAACAGCTGCGGTGCGCAATCCAGAGTCAGTGACCCTTGAACATGAACGTCTACACATCACAACGGTGGATATTCTTGATCCTGCTTCAGTAGCTGCTGTGGTCAGTGGACATGAAGAGGTAATCAGTGCTTACGGGCCGGAAGCTGGCCACGAGAAGGATCTGATTACAGCGGCAAAAGCGTTGGTGGAGGGCATGCAGGTGGCAGGGCTCAATCGACTGTTAGTTGTTGGTGGTGCAGGCAGTTTGAAGACTGAAACTGGAGAGCTGTTGATGGATGCGCCGGATTTTCCAGCCGAGATTAGACCACTGGCAGAAGCACATGCGCAAGCTTATGAAATCTACAAAAACACAGAACTGGACTATACGTATGCCAGTCCTGCTGCGGTAGTTCAGTCAGGTCGACGTACAGGTCAATTCCGTATTGGATTGGACCGTCTTATTCTTGATGAGAATGGCGAAAGCATGATCAGTGTGGAGGATTTTGCTGTAGCTATGGTGGACGAGCTGGAGGAAGGGAATTTTAGCCGGGCGAGATTTACTGTAGCTTATTGA
- a CDS encoding GNAT family N-acetyltransferase yields MTGKLDIRHECPSVEQYLALRKEAGLSELSAEGAAIGLPHSIFAVTLYEENTLIGMGRVIGDGGCFFQVTDIAVKPSHQGRGLGKLIMREIREFLNTVPDKAYVSLIADGEASKLYAQYGFESVMPRSQGMFLRR; encoded by the coding sequence ATGACAGGAAAGCTGGATATACGCCATGAATGTCCTTCAGTGGAACAGTATTTAGCGCTGAGAAAAGAAGCTGGGCTGAGTGAATTGAGCGCGGAAGGTGCTGCGATAGGGCTGCCTCATTCTATTTTTGCGGTAACTTTGTATGAGGAGAATACCTTAATCGGGATGGGCAGGGTGATTGGTGATGGAGGATGCTTTTTTCAGGTCACGGATATCGCAGTAAAGCCTTCACATCAGGGCCGCGGTTTAGGAAAATTGATCATGCGTGAAATTAGGGAGTTCCTTAATACTGTACCGGATAAGGCTTATGTAAGTCTGATTGCAGATGGGGAAGCCTCGAAATTGTATGCACAATATGGCTTTGAATCGGTTATGCCACGTTCTCAGGGAATGTTTTTGCGTCGCTAA
- the cysT gene encoding sulfate ABC transporter permease subunit CysT, which yields MNVTATTTAVSATTRRKILPGFGITMGYSVLYLSLVVLLPLSALLFNSTGLSWAKFWDVATDPRVLASYRVSLSTAAAAAFVDAILGLLLAWVLVRYEFPGKRIFDALIDLPFALPTAVAGVSLTALYATNGWIGSWLEPLGLKVAFTPLGITLALMFIGIPFVVRTVQPVLEDLDRDMEEASATLGAGRWRTFRSVVLPELFPPLLTGFALAFARGIGEFGSVVFISGNMPMRTEIAPLLIMSKLEQYDYAGATAVALLLLLISFLMLLVINTLQRWVRKTSR from the coding sequence ATGAATGTCACCGCAACTACTACAGCTGTATCGGCGACAACGCGGAGAAAGATACTACCCGGTTTTGGGATTACGATGGGGTACAGCGTACTTTACCTGAGTCTCGTTGTACTCTTGCCACTTTCAGCATTGTTGTTCAATTCTACTGGGCTGAGCTGGGCGAAATTCTGGGATGTAGCTACCGATCCGCGTGTATTGGCTTCGTATCGTGTCAGCCTATCTACAGCAGCGGCTGCTGCTTTTGTAGATGCTATTCTAGGTCTCTTGCTGGCGTGGGTACTAGTGCGTTACGAATTTCCGGGCAAAAGAATATTTGATGCGCTGATCGATCTTCCGTTTGCCTTGCCTACGGCTGTAGCTGGTGTCTCCTTGACGGCTCTCTATGCTACGAATGGCTGGATCGGGTCGTGGCTTGAACCGCTTGGATTAAAGGTGGCATTTACTCCACTCGGCATTACTCTAGCCTTAATGTTCATCGGTATACCTTTCGTCGTGCGAACGGTACAGCCGGTGCTGGAGGATTTGGACCGAGATATGGAGGAAGCCTCGGCAACCCTCGGCGCAGGCCGCTGGAGAACCTTTCGTTCAGTAGTACTGCCTGAGCTGTTCCCGCCGCTGCTAACAGGCTTTGCTTTGGCATTTGCCCGTGGTATTGGCGAATTCGGCTCTGTCGTGTTCATCTCCGGCAATATGCCGATGCGAACGGAGATTGCTCCGCTGCTTATTATGTCCAAACTGGAGCAGTATGATTATGCCGGAGCTACTGCCGTCGCGTTGCTTTTGCTTCTCATTTCCTTCTTGATGCTGTTAGTCATTAATACGCTTCAGCGTTGGGTGCGTAAGACTTCTCGGTAA
- the sdaAB gene encoding L-serine ammonia-lyase, iron-sulfur-dependent subunit beta has translation MRFKDVFSIIGPAMVGPSSSHTAGAARIGRAARQVLGEIPRVAEVTFFGSFAATYQGHGTDRAIVGGLLDFTTDDHRLPDSLELAVEAGMEVSFKQGTGLFPHPNTVKLHLIGQETGSKLTLTGTSIGGGNIEIVDIDGFGVKLTGIYPTVLINHMDYLGVLASVTEVMRNGQFNIGHMSLDRKNRSGAALTVLELDEAATPELIEALKALTAVKSVKLVNLNEGKRDEKGKESLT, from the coding sequence ATGCGTTTTAAGGATGTATTCTCAATTATTGGTCCAGCAATGGTCGGTCCATCAAGCTCACATACCGCTGGGGCGGCCCGGATCGGGAGAGCTGCAAGGCAGGTGCTGGGTGAAATACCACGTGTGGCAGAAGTAACGTTCTTCGGTTCTTTTGCAGCAACTTATCAGGGACATGGCACAGATCGAGCGATTGTTGGAGGGTTACTTGATTTCACTACCGACGATCATCGGCTTCCAGATTCCCTAGAACTGGCGGTTGAAGCCGGTATGGAGGTTTCTTTTAAGCAGGGAACGGGCTTGTTTCCACATCCCAACACGGTTAAGCTGCATCTTATCGGACAAGAAACCGGAAGCAAACTGACACTAACAGGGACATCTATTGGTGGCGGGAATATCGAGATTGTCGATATTGACGGTTTTGGAGTGAAGCTTACGGGGATCTATCCGACGGTTCTGATTAACCATATGGATTATTTGGGTGTTCTGGCGAGTGTTACGGAAGTGATGCGTAACGGACAGTTTAATATAGGGCATATGTCTCTGGATCGTAAGAATCGCAGCGGTGCAGCCTTAACGGTGCTGGAGCTGGATGAAGCGGCTACACCAGAGCTTATTGAAGCGCTTAAAGCGCTCACTGCTGTGAAATCCGTGAAGTTGGTTAATTTAAATGAAGGTAAGCGAGATGAGAAGGGGAAGGAAAGTTTAACATGA
- a CDS encoding GNAT family N-acetyltransferase, translated as MIYREMVVDDYEAAYQLWEYTEGMGLSEADSRLEIIRYLERNRGFSQICENEDGQIVGTALYGHDGRRGYMYHVAVSDDCRRMGVGRKLVTRCVENLRAAGIAKCHLMVIESNEQGREFWEGMGWQYRGGIMLYSQDIL; from the coding sequence ATGATTTATAGGGAAATGGTCGTGGATGATTATGAAGCTGCTTATCAGCTGTGGGAGTATACAGAGGGGATGGGACTCAGCGAAGCGGATTCAAGGCTGGAGATTATACGTTATCTGGAACGTAACCGAGGCTTTAGTCAGATTTGTGAGAATGAAGATGGTCAGATTGTAGGCACGGCATTGTACGGACATGATGGGCGAAGAGGTTACATGTATCATGTTGCAGTTAGTGATGACTGCCGGAGAATGGGTGTTGGTCGTAAGCTTGTGACTCGCTGTGTTGAGAATCTTCGCGCAGCCGGCATTGCCAAGTGCCATCTGATGGTTATTGAAAGCAACGAACAAGGAAGAGAGTTCTGGGAAGGAATGGGCTGGCAGTATAGAGGTGGAATTATGCTGTACTCTCAGGATATCTTGTGA
- a CDS encoding NAD(P)H-hydrate dehydratase → MFLVTAEQMRHLDSETIQRLGIPAIALMENAGRVIAQEIIALCRRRGREGCRNAAEWEDAGLKDAALDGNGAAFQVSADHALTLDNAAAERWFILVGKGNNGGDGLAAARYLRETGIAVTLVYAVPPESLSGEAALQRDAAAALGLPAVVYGRDRLDLAECSGILDALLGTGAAGAPRGAYAELIAAANSSGKVIVSADIPSGLNADTGETHEPCIHASVTVCLAFLKRGLLQYPGASAAGHVKIRAIGIPTSLAPESGVQVHLLTPEVLHAHLGVDLARRRSPEGHKGTYGHVLLAAGTLRMSGAGLLSARAALRAGCGLVTWALPQKLLPFIIGSAPELMLADVGGNEDGTWNAKTISELLKLGTDRDVLAVGPGLGRFKADTEWLRNLWEGTDCPLVIDADALNILAEADYKGWASRRHPVILTPHPGEMARLASITTAEVQRDRIGLALSYAKEQGVTLVLKGAHTVIATPEGQAYVNTTGHPGMGTGGAGDVLTGMISSLLAQGLNAAQAATFGAYLHGLAGERAARQRNNQTAIIAGDIIEAL, encoded by the coding sequence ATGTTTCTGGTAACTGCTGAGCAAATGCGGCATCTGGATAGTGAAACGATCCAGCGGCTGGGGATTCCAGCCATTGCGCTGATGGAGAACGCGGGGAGAGTCATTGCACAGGAGATCATCGCGCTGTGCCGGCGGAGAGGTAGAGAGGGTTGCAGGAATGCAGCCGAATGGGAAGACGCCGGGCTGAAGGATGCCGCGCTGGATGGGAATGGCGCGGCATTTCAGGTCAGCGCAGATCATGCGCTGACCCTGGACAATGCCGCCGCCGAGCGATGGTTCATCCTCGTCGGCAAAGGCAACAACGGCGGCGATGGCCTCGCCGCCGCACGGTACCTTCGCGAGACGGGCATCGCTGTCACGCTCGTCTATGCGGTGCCGCCGGAGTCGCTCTCCGGCGAGGCCGCCCTGCAGCGCGATGCGGCTGCAGCCCTGGGCCTGCCTGCCGTGGTATACGGCAGGGACCGGCTGGACCTTGCCGAGTGCAGCGGCATCTTGGATGCGCTGCTCGGCACCGGCGCCGCGGGAGCCCCGCGCGGCGCCTATGCGGAGCTGATTGCCGCAGCGAATAGCAGCGGCAAAGTGATCGTGTCCGCGGACATCCCGAGTGGTCTGAACGCGGACACAGGGGAGACGCATGAGCCTTGCATTCATGCGTCGGTGACGGTTTGCCTCGCGTTTCTTAAACGAGGCCTCCTGCAATACCCCGGCGCAAGCGCAGCGGGGCATGTGAAGATCCGGGCCATCGGCATTCCGACTTCTCTGGCCCCTGAAAGCGGTGTGCAGGTTCACCTGCTGACACCGGAAGTGCTGCATGCCCATCTGGGCGTTGATCTGGCCCGTCGGCGTTCGCCTGAAGGCCATAAGGGTACATATGGGCATGTACTTCTTGCCGCTGGCACCTTACGGATGAGCGGTGCCGGACTGCTCTCTGCCCGTGCTGCGCTCCGGGCAGGTTGCGGATTGGTGACATGGGCGCTTCCTCAGAAGCTGCTGCCCTTTATCATCGGTTCTGCTCCTGAATTGATGCTAGCCGATGTTGGTGGCAATGAAGATGGAACATGGAATGCAAAGACTATTTCCGAACTACTGAAGCTAGGCACTGACCGAGATGTTCTTGCCGTTGGTCCTGGTCTTGGTCGCTTCAAGGCCGATACAGAATGGCTTCGCAATCTTTGGGAAGGAACGGATTGTCCTCTGGTCATCGATGCGGATGCCTTGAATATATTAGCTGAGGCTGATTACAAGGGCTGGGCAAGTAGACGCCATCCCGTGATTCTGACACCTCATCCAGGTGAGATGGCCCGGCTTGCCAGCATAACAACGGCTGAGGTGCAACGGGACCGAATCGGTCTGGCCTTGAGCTATGCGAAAGAGCAAGGGGTTACGCTCGTATTAAAAGGAGCGCATACGGTTATAGCAACACCTGAAGGGCAAGCTTATGTAAACACCACAGGCCATCCCGGTATGGGCACTGGTGGAGCCGGTGATGTGCTAACGGGCATGATTTCCAGCCTGCTGGCTCAGGGGCTTAATGCTGCGCAGGCAGCAACTTTTGGTGCATACCTACACGGATTAGCAGGGGAGAGGGCAGCCCGTCAGCGGAATAATCAGACGGCCATCATTGCAGGCGATATCATTGAAGCACTCTGA